In Streptomyces violaceusniger Tu 4113, one DNA window encodes the following:
- a CDS encoding glycoside hydrolase family 65 protein, producing MADWVWEYEGYEPGEERLRESLCTLGNGYLATRGAACEAAADETHYPGTYVAGCYNRLTSVIGGRQVQNEDLVNLPNWLPLRYRVHDPDRPAGTGGWLTPDGAELTGYRQTLDLRHGTLLRRLRYTDRHGRVLHVDQERLVHMGDSHLAAMRVTFRAEGWSGTVELESGLDGAVANTGVARYAALSGRHLVDRRTGAAGPDTVWLSCRTTTSEVRVAMAARTRAVRGAPTAGGQRLTESAVMRTLAVPVGPDAPVTVEKTVAVYTSKDPAMSDPTQAALDAVARAPEFGKLLASHRTAWEHLWREAALEVPGEAGHILRLHLFHILQTLSPHTAELDVGVPARGLHGEAYRGHVFWDELFVLSYLNLHFPEVSRALLHYRHRRLPQACRAAADAGRAGAMYPWQSGGDGREETQTLHLNPRSGRWLPDHSRLQHHVGSAVAYNVWQYCQASGDTDFLYTKGAEMLVQIARFWADTAVMDPDHGRYRIRGVVGPDEYHDGYPGTDRPGIDDNAYTNVTAAWVLDRALELARTLPEPRRRELFERVGLDRAEPERWEDVSRRLLVPFHRGVISQFEGYGGLAELDWDGYRARYGDIRRLDRILESEGDSVNRYQASKQADALMLGYLFAPAELSGLFRRLGYVLDDDVWRATVAYYLPRTSHGSTLSELVHGWVLVRARRAEAWRHCQEALLGDVADVQGGTTGEGIHLGAMGGTLDLVQRGLTGLETREDALWLDPVPLPELSGLSEYRFSVRYRGHWGVALRVRAGRLWISVPDSEESPIEVRLADRSLTVAPGESRWVPLPPG from the coding sequence GTGGCGGACTGGGTGTGGGAGTACGAGGGCTATGAGCCCGGCGAGGAGCGGTTGCGCGAGTCGCTGTGCACGCTCGGCAACGGCTATCTCGCCACCCGGGGTGCGGCCTGCGAGGCGGCCGCCGATGAGACGCACTACCCGGGCACCTATGTGGCGGGCTGCTACAACCGGCTGACGTCGGTGATCGGCGGACGGCAGGTCCAGAACGAGGACCTGGTCAACCTGCCGAACTGGCTGCCGCTGCGCTACCGCGTCCACGACCCGGACCGGCCCGCCGGCACCGGCGGCTGGCTCACACCCGACGGGGCCGAGCTGACCGGCTACCGGCAGACCCTCGACCTCCGGCACGGCACCCTCCTGCGGCGGCTGCGGTACACCGACCGGCACGGCCGGGTGCTCCACGTCGACCAGGAGCGGCTCGTCCACATGGGCGATTCGCACCTGGCGGCGATGCGCGTCACCTTCCGGGCCGAGGGCTGGTCCGGCACCGTCGAGCTGGAGTCGGGGCTCGACGGTGCCGTGGCCAACACTGGTGTGGCCCGCTACGCCGCGCTGTCCGGCCGCCATCTCGTCGACCGGCGCACCGGCGCCGCGGGCCCCGACACCGTATGGCTGAGCTGCCGCACCACCACCTCCGAGGTGCGCGTGGCCATGGCCGCGCGCACCCGGGCCGTCCGCGGCGCGCCCACCGCCGGCGGGCAGCGGCTCACCGAGAGCGCGGTGATGCGCACCCTGGCCGTGCCGGTCGGGCCCGACGCTCCGGTCACCGTGGAGAAGACCGTGGCGGTGTACACCTCCAAGGACCCCGCGATGAGCGATCCGACCCAGGCCGCCCTCGACGCGGTGGCCCGGGCGCCGGAGTTCGGGAAGCTGCTGGCCTCCCACCGCACCGCATGGGAACACCTGTGGCGCGAGGCCGCGTTGGAGGTCCCCGGCGAGGCGGGCCACATCCTGCGGCTGCACCTGTTCCACATCCTGCAGACGCTCTCGCCGCACACCGCGGAACTGGACGTGGGCGTCCCGGCCCGCGGCCTCCACGGCGAGGCGTACCGCGGCCATGTCTTCTGGGACGAGCTGTTCGTGCTGTCGTATCTGAACCTGCACTTCCCCGAGGTGTCCCGGGCCCTGCTGCACTACCGCCACCGGCGGCTGCCCCAGGCGTGCCGCGCCGCCGCGGACGCCGGGCGGGCCGGGGCGATGTACCCGTGGCAGAGCGGCGGCGACGGGCGCGAGGAGACCCAGACGCTGCATCTGAACCCGCGCTCCGGCCGCTGGCTGCCGGACCACTCCCGGCTGCAGCACCATGTGGGCTCGGCGGTGGCGTACAACGTGTGGCAGTACTGCCAGGCCAGCGGCGACACCGACTTCCTGTACACCAAGGGCGCCGAGATGCTGGTGCAGATCGCCCGCTTCTGGGCGGACACCGCCGTCATGGATCCGGACCACGGGCGGTACCGCATCCGCGGGGTGGTCGGGCCCGACGAGTACCACGACGGCTATCCCGGCACCGACCGCCCCGGGATCGACGACAACGCGTACACCAACGTCACCGCCGCCTGGGTGCTCGACCGGGCCCTGGAGCTGGCCCGCACGCTGCCCGAGCCGCGCCGCCGTGAGCTGTTCGAGCGGGTGGGCCTGGACCGCGCGGAGCCGGAGCGCTGGGAGGACGTCTCACGGCGGCTGCTGGTCCCCTTCCACCGGGGCGTCATCAGCCAGTTCGAGGGCTACGGGGGGCTGGCCGAACTCGACTGGGACGGCTACCGCGCCCGCTACGGCGACATCCGCCGGCTGGACCGGATCCTGGAGTCCGAGGGCGACTCCGTCAACCGCTATCAGGCATCCAAGCAGGCCGACGCGCTGATGCTCGGATACCTCTTCGCCCCCGCCGAGCTGTCGGGCCTCTTCCGGCGGCTCGGCTACGTCCTGGACGACGACGTCTGGCGGGCCACCGTGGCGTACTACCTGCCCCGGACCAGCCATGGCTCGACCCTCAGCGAGCTGGTGCACGGCTGGGTGCTGGTGCGGGCGCGCCGGGCCGAGGCGTGGCGGCACTGCCAGGAGGCGCTGCTCGGCGACGTGGCGGACGTCCAGGGCGGCACCACCGGCGAGGGCATCCACCTCGGCGCCATGGGCGGCACCCTCGATCTGGTGCAGCGCGGCCTGACCGGGCTGGAGACCCGTGAGGACGCGCTGTGGCTGGATCCGGTGCCGCTCCCCGAGCTGTCCGGGCTGTCGGAGTACCGGTTCTCGGTGCGCTATCGCGGCCATTGGGGCGTCGCCCTGCGGGTGCGGGCCGGGAGGCTGTGGATCAGCGTGCCGGACTCGGAGGAATCCCCGATCGAGGTGCGGCTCGCCGACCGCTCGCTGACCGTCGCCCCGGGGGAATCCCGCTGGGTTCCGCTGCCGCCCGGCTGA
- a CDS encoding SLC13 family permease: MSDELISILVLVVVFVIATTRSINMGALSFAAAFGVGELVADFSADHIFAGFPGDLFVVLVGVTYLFALARANGTTDWLVHASIRLVGGRVALIPWVMFAISGVLTAIGAVSPAAVAIVAPLALSFAARYRISPLLMGAMVVHGAQGGGFSPISIYGSIVNGIVDREKLPGNEVTLFLASLVVNLIIAAVVFVVCGGLKLPRAAVAAGEERADGAGEAPADAEGRLTPARIATLSALVVLVVAVLAFNLDAGLTSITLAVALSVFWPDHGKKAVNEVTWPTVLLICGVLTYVGVLDEMGTIDYAGKAVSDIGIPLLAALLLCYIGAIVSAFASSVGIMGALIPLAVPFLAQGDIGAVGMIAALAVSATVVDVSPFSTNGALVLANAPDVDRDRFFRQLMVYGGIMVVAVPPVVWLALVVPGLG, translated from the coding sequence ATGTCCGACGAATTGATCTCGATACTCGTGCTGGTGGTGGTCTTCGTCATCGCCACCACTCGTTCGATCAACATGGGCGCCCTGTCCTTCGCCGCCGCCTTCGGCGTGGGCGAGCTGGTCGCCGACTTCAGCGCGGACCATATCTTCGCCGGGTTCCCGGGCGATCTGTTCGTGGTGCTGGTGGGGGTGACGTATCTGTTCGCCCTCGCCCGGGCGAATGGCACCACCGACTGGCTGGTGCACGCCTCGATCCGGCTGGTGGGCGGGCGGGTCGCGCTGATCCCCTGGGTGATGTTCGCGATCAGCGGGGTGCTGACCGCGATCGGGGCGGTGAGCCCGGCGGCGGTCGCGATCGTCGCCCCGCTCGCGCTCTCCTTCGCCGCGCGGTACCGCATCAGCCCGCTGCTGATGGGCGCCATGGTGGTGCACGGCGCCCAGGGCGGCGGCTTCTCCCCCATCAGCATCTACGGCTCGATCGTCAACGGCATCGTGGACCGGGAGAAGCTGCCCGGCAACGAGGTCACGCTGTTCCTCGCGAGCCTGGTGGTCAACCTGATCATCGCCGCCGTCGTCTTCGTCGTCTGCGGCGGGCTGAAGCTCCCCAGGGCCGCCGTCGCCGCCGGGGAGGAGCGGGCGGACGGCGCCGGGGAGGCACCGGCCGACGCGGAGGGCCGTCTCACCCCGGCCCGTATCGCCACGCTGAGCGCGCTGGTGGTGCTGGTGGTCGCGGTGCTCGCCTTCAACCTGGACGCCGGGCTCACCTCGATCACCCTCGCCGTGGCCCTGAGCGTCTTCTGGCCGGACCACGGCAAGAAGGCCGTCAACGAGGTCACCTGGCCCACCGTGCTGCTGATCTGCGGTGTGCTCACCTATGTCGGGGTGCTGGACGAGATGGGCACCATCGACTACGCGGGCAAGGCGGTCAGCGACATCGGGATTCCGCTGCTCGCCGCCCTGCTGCTCTGCTACATCGGCGCGATCGTCTCCGCGTTCGCCTCCTCGGTGGGCATCATGGGCGCGCTGATCCCGCTCGCCGTTCCCTTCCTGGCCCAGGGCGACATCGGCGCGGTGGGAATGATCGCGGCCCTCGCGGTGTCGGCGACCGTCGTCGACGTCAGCCCCTTCTCGACCAACGGGGCGCTGGTGCTGGCCAACGCGCCGGATGTGGACCGGGACCGGTTCTTCCGGCAACTGATGGTCTACGGCGGGATCATGGTGGTCGCGGTGCCCCCGGTCGTCTGGCTGGCGTTGGTGGTCCCCGGCCTCGGCTGA
- a CDS encoding FadR/GntR family transcriptional regulator, whose translation MAGDALRPMSRQRLYEQVLERLRAYVEEGGLRAGDRLPTERELAQRLGISRASVKQAIVVLEVQGLVEVRQGGGMCLLRDSLDTEPVERLVERRRRLPDVLDAREALETKLAELAAERRTDDDLMALQQALIWMEDEIESGRHGVEGDRRFHAAVTAAAHSPLLGEFMRSIADQIAESREESLRQPGRPRRSLGQHQSILDAIAERRPKAAAAAMRRHVRTVAQVRLLNWNPDDAP comes from the coding sequence ATGGCCGGTGACGCGCTGCGCCCGATGAGCCGTCAGCGCCTGTACGAGCAGGTGCTGGAGAGGCTGCGCGCCTACGTCGAGGAGGGCGGGCTGCGCGCGGGCGACCGGCTGCCGACCGAGCGCGAGCTGGCCCAGCGCCTCGGCATCAGCCGCGCCTCCGTCAAACAGGCCATCGTCGTCCTCGAGGTGCAGGGGCTCGTCGAGGTGCGCCAGGGCGGCGGTATGTGCCTGCTGCGCGACAGCCTCGACACCGAGCCGGTCGAGCGGCTGGTCGAGCGCCGCCGCAGGCTGCCCGATGTGCTCGACGCCCGCGAGGCGTTGGAGACCAAGCTGGCCGAACTCGCCGCCGAGCGCCGCACCGACGACGACCTCATGGCCCTTCAGCAGGCCCTGATCTGGATGGAGGACGAGATCGAGTCCGGGCGCCACGGCGTCGAGGGCGACCGCCGCTTCCACGCCGCCGTCACCGCGGCCGCGCACAGCCCGCTGCTCGGCGAGTTCATGCGCTCCATCGCCGACCAGATCGCCGAGAGCCGCGAGGAGTCGCTGCGTCAGCCCGGCCGTCCCAGGCGGTCGCTCGGCCAGCACCAGAGCATCCTGGACGCCATCGCCGAGCGCCGCCCGAAGGCCGCCGCCGCGGCCATGCGCCGCCATGTCCGCACCGTCGCCCAGGTGCGGCTGCTCAACTGGAATCCGGACGACGCCCCGTGA
- a CDS encoding S1 family peptidase, with amino-acid sequence MRRKPVVRAGLSALLVLGALSGAGGAFSTAAAASGADAPAAKPAGASAPSAGLVRALGRDLGLTADQARERLGQEAAAMKLESKAERAAGASYGGSWFDTSSGKLVVGVTGAERAASVRATGATTRIVQHSAAALDAATARLDDKARKKAAPAGVSSWSADPRAGGVVVRVREGSEGDAAVRAFLREAKRSSSVPVTVEKAPAQAPTTFAAGTVGGDPYYTGNVRCSIGFSVQGGFVTAGHCGQAGGSVSGWDGSYIGNFQGSSFPGNDYAYVSVGSGWWTVPVVLGWGTVPDQLVRGSNEAPIGASICRSGSTTHWHCGTVLAKNETVNYSQGAVYEMTKTSVCAEGGDSGGSFISGDQAQGVTSGGWGNCSGGGETWYQPINEILSVYGLRLHTA; translated from the coding sequence ATGAGACGGAAGCCCGTTGTCCGTGCCGGACTGTCCGCACTCCTCGTCCTCGGTGCCCTCTCGGGCGCCGGCGGGGCCTTCTCGACCGCCGCCGCGGCATCCGGCGCCGACGCCCCCGCGGCGAAGCCCGCCGGCGCGTCGGCGCCGTCCGCCGGCCTCGTCCGCGCGCTCGGCCGTGACCTCGGCCTGACCGCGGACCAGGCGCGCGAGCGGCTCGGCCAGGAGGCCGCCGCCATGAAGCTGGAGTCCAAGGCCGAGCGCGCCGCCGGCGCGTCCTACGGCGGCTCGTGGTTCGACACGAGCAGCGGAAAGCTGGTCGTCGGCGTCACCGGCGCCGAGCGGGCCGCGTCGGTACGGGCTACGGGCGCCACCACCCGGATCGTGCAGCACAGCGCCGCCGCACTCGACGCGGCCACGGCGCGCCTCGATGACAAGGCCCGGAAGAAGGCCGCCCCGGCCGGGGTGAGCAGTTGGAGCGCCGACCCCCGCGCGGGCGGCGTCGTGGTCCGGGTCCGCGAGGGCAGCGAGGGCGACGCCGCCGTCCGCGCCTTCCTCCGCGAGGCCAAGCGCTCGTCCTCGGTCCCGGTCACCGTCGAGAAGGCCCCCGCCCAGGCGCCGACGACCTTCGCCGCCGGTACGGTCGGCGGCGACCCGTACTACACCGGCAACGTCCGCTGCTCCATAGGCTTCTCGGTCCAGGGCGGCTTCGTCACCGCCGGACACTGCGGCCAGGCGGGCGGCTCCGTCAGCGGCTGGGACGGCTCGTACATCGGCAACTTCCAGGGCTCCTCGTTCCCCGGCAACGACTACGCCTACGTCAGCGTCGGCAGCGGCTGGTGGACCGTGCCGGTGGTGCTCGGCTGGGGCACCGTTCCCGACCAGTTGGTCCGCGGTTCCAACGAGGCCCCGATCGGCGCCTCCATCTGCCGTTCCGGCTCCACCACCCACTGGCACTGCGGCACGGTCCTGGCCAAGAACGAGACCGTGAACTACAGCCAGGGCGCGGTGTACGAGATGACCAAGACCAGTGTGTGCGCCGAGGGCGGTGACTCCGGAGGCTCGTTCATCAGCGGCGACCAGGCCCAGGGCGTGACCTCGGGCGGCTGGGGCAACTGCTCCGGCGGCGGCGAGACCTGGTACCAGCCGATCAACGAGATCCTGTCGGTGTACGGCCTGCGGCTGCACACCGCCTGA
- a CDS encoding multicopper oxidase domain-containing protein: MSDAPGITSRRGLSRRLFTGGAAAAAVGPLALTSSAAAKAPKAPSGAVRTATAGGAVRHLKLYAEKLPDGQMGYGLEKGKATIPGPLIELTEGDTLHIEFENTMDVTASLHVHGLDYDVASDGTQLNRSAVEPGGTRTYTWRTHAPGKRADGTWRPGSAGYWHYHDHAVGTPHGTGGLRKGLYGPVVVRRAGDILPDKQFTIVFNDMTINNKAGHEAPEFRATVGDRVEIIMITHGEYYHTFHMHGHRWADNRTGLLEGPDDVSRVIDNKITGPADSFGFQVIAGENVGPGAWMYHCHVQSHSDMGMAGLFLVAKADGTIPGHDPHQLSAHHHG; the protein is encoded by the coding sequence ATGAGCGACGCACCCGGCATCACCTCCAGACGCGGTCTCAGCAGACGGCTCTTCACCGGCGGCGCGGCCGCCGCGGCCGTCGGACCGCTGGCCCTCACCTCCTCCGCCGCCGCGAAGGCGCCGAAGGCCCCGTCCGGCGCGGTCCGCACCGCGACCGCGGGCGGGGCGGTCCGCCATCTCAAGCTCTACGCCGAGAAGCTGCCTGACGGCCAGATGGGTTACGGCCTCGAGAAGGGCAAGGCCACCATCCCCGGTCCGCTGATCGAGCTGACCGAGGGCGACACCCTGCACATCGAGTTCGAGAACACCATGGACGTCACGGCCAGCCTCCATGTGCACGGCCTGGACTACGACGTGGCCAGCGACGGCACCCAGCTCAACCGCAGCGCCGTGGAGCCGGGCGGCACCCGCACCTACACCTGGCGCACCCACGCCCCGGGCAAGCGCGCCGACGGCACCTGGCGGCCGGGCAGCGCGGGCTACTGGCACTACCACGACCACGCGGTGGGCACCCCGCACGGCACCGGCGGCCTCCGGAAGGGGCTGTACGGCCCCGTGGTGGTGCGGCGGGCGGGCGACATCCTGCCGGACAAGCAGTTCACCATCGTCTTCAACGACATGACGATCAACAACAAGGCGGGGCATGAAGCCCCCGAGTTCCGGGCGACGGTGGGCGACCGCGTCGAGATCATCATGATCACGCACGGCGAGTACTACCACACCTTCCATATGCACGGGCACCGCTGGGCGGACAACCGCACGGGGCTGCTGGAAGGCCCGGACGATGTCAGCCGGGTCATCGACAACAAGATCACCGGACCCGCCGACTCCTTCGGCTTCCAGGTGATCGCCGGGGAGAACGTCGGCCCCGGCGCCTGGATGTACCACTGCCATGTCCAGAGCCACTCCGACATGGGCATGGCCGGGCTGTTCCTGGTCGCCAAGGCCGATGGCACCATCCCCGGCCACGACCCGCACCAGCTGTCCGCGCACCACCACGGATAG